The DNA sequence CGTTGACCGTGGCTGGAGCGGTCATCGCAGCAGTTGGCCGCCCAGGCATCAAGGAACGGTGATTTCTCCAATGCATTCCTGTCGCTAGAGTGGGGACTCCGCAGACGGTCCAGCACCCGTCGCACTAGGCAGTCAGGGCCACAGACATGATCAGATCCCTACTAGGGATTGCTCCGCAATCTGAGCCGGATGGCTCATTCCGCCCATCCAAGGTCGCACTACGGTTAGCGACCTCCAAGACCACTGATTTCCAGGCGCCTCAATACGACAAATCTGTCGGACCGAGATCCCGAATCCTGGTCATTGCCACGGAACGCAAGAACCTGCGGATGCAGAACGGTAAGGAGTTTTCGACCGGTAATCACCCAGTGGAAATGTTTGTGCCGCTGTTGCATTTGCGTGAGGCGGGTTTCGATCTGGACATCGCTACACCTACCGGAGCACCCGCAGTGCTGGAAATGTGGGCCTTCCCCACAGAAGACAAGAATGTGACTGATATTCACCAACAACTGCAACAGGACCTCGCGAAGCCGATAAGTCTCGCTGATTTTGTGGCGAATTCTTTGGGGGATGCGCAGCAGTACGCTGCGATCTTCATCCCCGGTGGCCACGGCGCGATGCTGGGACTGCCCGATGACCCCAACGTTGCACGAGTCCTCGAATGGGCGCACAACAACGACATCTACACGATCAGCATCTGTCATGGGCCAGCAGCATTGTTGGCCACGGCGTTGGATGGTCAAGACTTTTTGTATGCCGGATATGACATGGCGGTCTTCCCCGACTCAGTCGACCGGCAGACACCCTTGGTGGGCTACCTGCCAGGACACATGCCAGGTCCACTCAGCGGACGACTTCAAGAACTCGGTGCCACGATTGTGAACAAGAAGGCCGACAAGTCCGTCTGTATCGATCGCAAGCTCATCACGGGTGCCAGTCCGCAAGCCGCGAATCAGCTCGGCAAGCTGGCAGCAACAACGCTTCTGAATAGCGCTGCCGAAAGTAACTAGGGATTAGCCGTTCACTAGCTCGGCTATTCGGCAAGTAAATGGCCCTGGCGGTGGGGGAGTACCGCTGTGCCAAGTCGTCGTACCACTGCATCCCACCGAGTAACTCCGTCGGACCCGGTGGGGGTGCTTGATAGTCGGGTGACACGCCCGCATGTGGTCTCGTTGCAGCGGCACGCCTCAGCCCGCCAGCAA is a window from the Actinomycetes bacterium genome containing:
- a CDS encoding DJ-1/PfpI family protein, giving the protein MIRSLLGIAPQSEPDGSFRPSKVALRLATSKTTDFQAPQYDKSVGPRSRILVIATERKNLRMQNGKEFSTGNHPVEMFVPLLHLREAGFDLDIATPTGAPAVLEMWAFPTEDKNVTDIHQQLQQDLAKPISLADFVANSLGDAQQYAAIFIPGGHGAMLGLPDDPNVARVLEWAHNNDIYTISICHGPAALLATALDGQDFLYAGYDMAVFPDSVDRQTPLVGYLPGHMPGPLSGRLQELGATIVNKKADKSVCIDRKLITGASPQAANQLGKLAATTLLNSAAESN